One genomic segment of Caldisericaceae bacterium includes these proteins:
- a CDS encoding DegV family protein, with protein sequence MEKVKIVTDSTCYMPKSYIDQYDITVVPLYVRFGDEAFKEGIDMTHDEFYKKVKTSQVLPETTQPSAEDFESVYRKLLEEGNEIISIHISAGLSGTLNSANAAKESIGSEKIHIFDSKFTSMGLGYQIIEIAKMLYEEHLPLESVLNTIPTLYKHMNIYFLVKDLFWLARLGRIGKAKALLGTVVKIKPILFFDEGVVNVLEQPRTLEKGKIRMVELLKEKVEKFGLKYITVAYGNNLEEAEVYRDFVEKEIGSSVSLTQLGPVIGTHTGPDVLSIHFYTETF encoded by the coding sequence CCGAAATCTTACATAGACCAATACGATATTACTGTTGTGCCTCTCTATGTAAGGTTTGGCGATGAAGCCTTTAAAGAAGGCATTGATATGACTCACGACGAATTTTACAAAAAGGTAAAAACTTCTCAAGTGCTACCCGAGACAACACAACCATCCGCAGAGGATTTTGAAAGTGTCTATAGAAAATTACTTGAAGAGGGAAATGAAATTATCTCTATTCATATCTCCGCAGGTTTAAGTGGCACGCTTAATTCAGCAAATGCTGCAAAAGAATCAATTGGAAGTGAAAAAATCCATATTTTTGATTCTAAATTTACTTCAATGGGTTTAGGGTATCAGATTATCGAAATTGCAAAGATGCTTTACGAAGAGCATTTACCATTAGAATCTGTTTTGAATACCATACCTACGTTGTATAAACATATGAATATCTACTTTCTTGTTAAGGACCTTTTTTGGCTTGCAAGATTGGGGCGAATTGGAAAGGCAAAGGCTTTACTTGGAACAGTTGTAAAAATTAAGCCAATCCTATTTTTTGATGAAGGGGTTGTAAACGTGCTTGAGCAACCAAGAACACTTGAGAAAGGTAAGATAAGGATGGTGGAACTTCTCAAAGAGAAGGTAGAAAAATTTGGTCTAAAATACATTACTGTTGCATATGGAAATAATCTTGAGGAGGCAGAAGTATATAGAGATTTTGTAGAGAAAGAAATAGGAAGCTCAGTTTCTTTAACACAGTTAGGCCCTGTCATTGGCACTCATACTGGTCCTGATGTACTCTCGATACATTTTTATACGGAAACTTTTTAG